TATTAGATTGTTTAGGTTGCGCGTTAGGTTAGCTAACATTGATACTACCTCACCCAGGGCAAAGTTCGGGTATTGTTGATTACCTTGTTTTGCTTGACTAAAGTAAGGGAGTTTGATTCCAATTTCTGCCTGGTTATTCCCGTATAAGGTATCCATATTTTGTGGTTAAAGATACTCTTTAACTGATCGTTTCCTTGTCCATTTAAAACATGAATAAGCAATTTGTTGCTGATTATTACGACCAGGCCACTTTCAGTTGCAATGATTTTGTACATTTCTGGTATGTCACCATTAAGTTTTCCTAATTCCATCTTCCTAACTCCAAAAAAAAGTTATTGAAAACTACTTCCGCCAGCTAAATTACCACACATATAATTTAAAGCAATAGCTTGAATAATGGGCATTAAATAGCTATACTGCCAGTAAATTTTAAACAAATATTATGAAAAAATTACCACATCAAGAGAGGACTTTTATTATTTTAAAACCAGATACGGTTCAGCGTAGTTTGGTTGGTGAAGCGATCAAGAGAATCGAGCGAACCGGTCTTAAGTGTACAGCTATGAAGATGTTTGTGCCGGACGAGGAAAGACTGCTTAAGCACTACAACAAATCTGACGAGTGGTTTTTGAAAAAGGGAACTAACGTCGTGGAAGACCTTAAAGCTCAGGGTTTGCCGGTTGATAAGGAGCCGATTGAGTACGGCCGTGACATTATCCGTACTATCGTAACCTACATGACAGCCGGTCCGGTCGTGGCGATGGTTTGGGAGGGTAATCAGGCAGTCAAGGTCGTGACTAAGATTGTTGGTACCACTGAGCCTGCTACTTCAGATGTTGGAACTATCCGTGGTGATTATACAATTGACTCCTATGGGCACGCTTCATTTGAGAATCGCGCCGTGCGAAACTTGGTGCACTGTTCTGATGCGGTGGAGGAAGCCGAACGAGAAATTGCGATTTGGTTTACTGAGGGTGAGGTTATGCAATATGCTACTGCTCAAGAAAGGATTATGTATGATGTAAACTTGGATGGTAAGGATGAGTAATTGAGGGGTTGGGATGAGGAAATCAAAGACCGGAAAGCGAAGCTTTCCGGTCTTTGATTTTTATAAATTGCCTAAAAATACGTTCGGGTGTAAAATTACTGAAGGAACCACAAATAACGTATGTTCCGATTAAACATACACGCAGGGTTGCCAGCAGTCGCAAGTGATAATGAGAACTTTATGGAGAATTTCATAGAGATTTCAGACCTCATTTGGAAATGGTACCCACCTGGATTTTCCAGGAGCATGCGTAAGTGGTTCCCGTGAAAAAACACCTCGATGAGAGGTGTTTTTTCACGCTCATTTAGAGTATTATAAAGTTATGATTAAGAATATTTCTTTGTTGACAGTGGTTGTGTTGTGGTTAGTATTTGCGACGGCTCATGCTTTCTTCAAAACAACAGAGCTATATTGGTTTTATCTATGGCTTGATATCCCGATGCATTTGGCTGGTGGTTTTTTAGTGGTGATGACTTGGTTTGTTTTGCAAAGGAGGTTTATAGCGGGTGAAAAAATTTTTAGTCAAAAATTTTTTCACCCGCTCATCATCCTCGCCATCATGATGGTTGCTTGGGAAATATATAAATATATGATTGGCGATATTGTTATGGACAATTATGTATCCGATACCATCCTTGATCTGATAATGGGTACGGTAGGTGGACTAATTGCTTTTAAGTTATTCTTATCACGTACAATAGACAAATAATTTATGCAATCAACTTTAGGATTTTACGGAGGAGTAGGGTCGGTGACAGGGGCAAATTTTATGTTAGACACCGGTAAGGTGGCTATCTTGGTTGATTGTGGTTTGGTACAAGGGGACTGTTTTGCAATGGAGAAAAACGCTGAGCCTTTTGTTTATGATCCAGCTCATATTGATGTGCTACTGGTCACTCATGCGCACGCTGATCATATTGGTCGTATTCCTAAGCTGGTACGCGATGGTTTTAAGGGAGTTATTTATAGTACCGAGCCGACCAGAGAGTTAACTGGTGTGATGTTGCAAGACGCTCTTAAGGTAATGGAGTATGAGGCTAAGCGTTATGGGGTAGAGGTTTTGTATGATAAACACAACATCGACTCAGCGCTTGGACTGTGGCAAAGTGTTGACTACGAGGAAGTGATTGGCTTATCAGACAATGTTGAGGCCTGGTTCACCGACGCGGGTCATATACTAGGATCTGCTATGGTACATCTAAAACGAGGTGATAAGAAAATAGTCTTTACAGGTGATATCGGCAACATACCCCAACCGCTCCTTAAGGCGCCAGTTATCCCTAAGGATTATGATTATCTGGTAATGGAAAGTGTGTATGGTGATCGTTTGCACGAAGAGGTGGAAGAAAGAACTGCCTTACTTCGACATCATATAGAAGAGACACAAAAGAGAAAGGGAACACTGATCATCCCGGCTTTCTCCTTAGAACGTACGCAAGGTATGCTCTATGAAATTAACAACATGGTGGAAGCGGGAGAGGTTGATCCGCTGCCTGTCTTTCTTGATTCACCACTCGCCATTACAGTTACTGATATTTATCGTGGGTTTACTCGGTACTTAAGACCAGAGATACAAGACCAAATAAGAAACGGCGATGACATATTCGATTTTTCCGGTCTTAAGTTTACCGAAACTAAGAAAGATTCTGAATCAATTTCGCGGGTTGACGATCCAAAGATTATTATTGCCGGTTCTGGTATGAGTCATGGTGGCCGGATTTTAAAACACGAAAGAGACTATCTTGGTGATCCAAAGACAACTCTGCTTTTGGTTGGTTATCAGGCAGTGGGTAGTATGGGTAGGCTGCTCCAAGACGGAGCTAAGACTATAAATATAGACGGTAGCAAGGTGAAGGTGCGGGCTCAGGTGGCACAAATCCGTGGTTATTCCGGACACGCTGACCGAGACCAGCTTTTGGAGTTGGTGGCCCATGGTGGTGACAAAGCCAAACAAATATTTGTCACAATGGGGGAAGAGCGTTCGTCACTGTTTTTGACTCAGCGCTTACATGATTATTTAGGCTTAAATGCCGTAGCGCCGGATCTGAATCAGGAAGTAGTGATAGAGTTTTAAAAAACTAAACCCCCGTGCCGTAGGCGAGGGGTCAATCCATCTTTTATGATTTTTGTTAATATAACAAGCTCCTAATACACACACCATCAATAAAATCAGGCATAATCTCTACATTTCATTGCTATAATAATAAAATAACCCACATTATCTATGCCCACCCTCCACCACCTCCTCCAAACCACCCTCACCTTCCTCTTCACCCTCACCCTCTCTTTTGTCAGTGTATACATCCCTCAACCATACCACCAAGTCAACCACGCCGAAGCCGGAGTCGCCACCTTCAGTGGTCAGTTGATGGGTCTGGCCGAACAAGCCGTCAGTGCCGCCGCCAACGTGATGTCAGCGGCTATTGAGTCGGTCATCAGATTCAAGGAACTAGTCTGGGACCCCTTAGCCTGGAGTGTGGCCAAGGGCATGATCGCTGTCATGACTGCCAGTGTGGTCAGGTGGATCAACTCCGGTTTCCAAGGTTCCCCCGCCTTTGTCCAAGACCTGGAATACTACCTCTCCCGGGTTGGAGACCGAGTCTTTGGTGAATTCGTCAACGAACTCGGTATCGCCCCCTTTGTCTGCCGCCCCTTTAGACTTGACCTCCAAATCGCCCTCAACATCGGCTACCAAAGACACTACCGCGCCGGTTACCCAATTGGCGCCACCTACTGCAGCCTCGAAGGTGCTCTTGCCAACATCGACAACTTTGTTAACGGTAGCTTCAATGACGGTGGTTGGGACACTTGGTACACTGTCACCACCAGACCCAACACCTATACCCCCTATGGTAACTTCCTCTCCGTCAGTGGTGAAGCGGCTCTCAGAATCAACAACCAACAAGTTAACGCCACCCGTTTCCTAAACTTCGGTGACGGTTTCATGTCCAAAGCCATCTGTTCCCAAATCCCCATCATCACCGGCGGAGCGATTACCAGAGAACGTTGTGCTGTCTCTACTCCGGGACAAGTCATCAACCAAACTCTTAACCACCACCTTGGGGCCGGTCTCGACAGCCTCATCGCCGCTGATGAGATCGGTGAGATCATTGGTGCTCTGGTGGGCCAACTGGCACAAAAGTCCCTGGAAGGCGCGGCCGGACTCCTTGGTCTCTCTGGTGGTACCGGCTACACCGACCCTAGCTACGGTACCTCCTACCTGGATGCTGCTATTACCGAACAAACAGCCAGTTCTGCCGAAGCGGCTATCATCACCAACGCCAGCTCCACCAACGCCTACAACCAAGCGGCCAACCAAGCCGAACAACAAGGACAACAAAGAGCTGATAATGCACAGGCGGGAGCGGATAGTACGACGAATACTGGTAATACCGAACAACTATTGCAACAACTGATAGACATACTGGGAAGCGGAACTGTGATCACCCCAACTGACCCTAACACCACCACCCCACCAATTGGTCTTAGTGGTCCAATTGGACCGCAACCAATCACTGCTACTCCACTTTCCAGTGGTACCATCTTCGCTGCCCCTAATGGTTCCGGTACCGCTTGCTCTGAGGCGATGCCGTGTGATATTTGGACTGCAGCGGCTAAGGCCAAGGCGGGAGATGTGGTATTCCTTAGAGGGGGAACTTACAATATTACAAGGCGAATAACTATGGATAACCAAGGTACCGCCTCCAACCCGGTGATCTATGAGAGTTACCCAGGGGAGAAGGCGGTGTTTGATGGTAGTCAGCATGTAAAGGGGACTAATGTTTGGTTAAGAATCTCTGGCAAGTTTATCAAGTTGCGTAACTTAGAAGTTAAAAACATGCCAAGAGAAGGTGTGTTTATAAGTGGTACTGATAATATAGTCGAAGGTTTAAATGTTCATGGAAGTGGTCTGAGCGGTATACACATATTCAGTCCCTATGAAGCGTACCCTTATG
Above is a genomic segment from Candidatus Nomurabacteria bacterium containing:
- a CDS encoding nucleoside-diphosphate kinase (catalyzes the formation of nucleoside triphosphate from ATP and nucleoside diphosphate); the protein is MKKLPHQERTFIILKPDTVQRSLVGEAIKRIERTGLKCTAMKMFVPDEERLLKHYNKSDEWFLKKGTNVVEDLKAQGLPVDKEPIEYGRDIIRTIVTYMTAGPVVAMVWEGNQAVKVVTKIVGTTEPATSDVGTIRGDYTIDSYGHASFENRAVRNLVHCSDAVEEAEREIAIWFTEGEVMQYATAQERIMYDVNLDGKDE
- a CDS encoding MBL fold metallo-hydrolase, which encodes MQSTLGFYGGVGSVTGANFMLDTGKVAILVDCGLVQGDCFAMEKNAEPFVYDPAHIDVLLVTHAHADHIGRIPKLVRDGFKGVIYSTEPTRELTGVMLQDALKVMEYEAKRYGVEVLYDKHNIDSALGLWQSVDYEEVIGLSDNVEAWFTDAGHILGSAMVHLKRGDKKIVFTGDIGNIPQPLLKAPVIPKDYDYLVMESVYGDRLHEEVEERTALLRHHIEETQKRKGTLIIPAFSLERTQGMLYEINNMVEAGEVDPLPVFLDSPLAITVTDIYRGFTRYLRPEIQDQIRNGDDIFDFSGLKFTETKKDSESISRVDDPKIIIAGSGMSHGGRILKHERDYLGDPKTTLLLVGYQAVGSMGRLLQDGAKTINIDGSKVKVRAQVAQIRGYSGHADRDQLLELVAHGGDKAKQIFVTMGEERSSLFLTQRLHDYLGLNAVAPDLNQEVVIEF
- a CDS encoding right-handed parallel beta-helix repeat-containing protein — translated: MPTLHHLLQTTLTFLFTLTLSFVSVYIPQPYHQVNHAEAGVATFSGQLMGLAEQAVSAAANVMSAAIESVIRFKELVWDPLAWSVAKGMIAVMTASVVRWINSGFQGSPAFVQDLEYYLSRVGDRVFGEFVNELGIAPFVCRPFRLDLQIALNIGYQRHYRAGYPIGATYCSLEGALANIDNFVNGSFNDGGWDTWYTVTTRPNTYTPYGNFLSVSGEAALRINNQQVNATRFLNFGDGFMSKAICSQIPIITGGAITRERCAVSTPGQVINQTLNHHLGAGLDSLIAADEIGEIIGALVGQLAQKSLEGAAGLLGLSGGTGYTDPSYGTSYLDAAITEQTASSAEAAIITNASSTNAYNQAANQAEQQGQQRADNAQAGADSTTNTGNTEQLLQQLIDILGSGTVITPTDPNTTTPPIGLSGPIGPQPITATPLSSGTIFAAPNGSGTACSEAMPCDIWTAAAKAKAGDVVFLRGGTYNITRRITMDNQGTASNPVIYESYPGEKAVFDGSQHVKGTNVWLRISGKFIKLRNLEVKNMPREGVFISGTDNIVEGLNVHGSGLSGIHIFSPYEAYPYGQYGSRNTIINNTVYDSSDVGLASGGIGNGGNADGIKISSGGDNKIKNNLVYKNSDDGIDAWRSTNTYIGYNIVHSSGLGDGDGNGIKAGGKSPSSGTYVERNISYSNKSSGIDHNTGVNLTFINNTTWNNPVGYRIGSDTKAINNIAAETSIFGVGTQTNNSWQHSDTLQFISTDPNSPDFLRPTVGGGFEDIGVYGTGGGTTQTPTPPTPTPTPIGLGGPIGPQPVTATALAKGTIFAAPNGSGTACSDANPCDIWTAVGKAGAGDVVFLRGGTYRLNGILDISKHGTASNQTR